One Maniola jurtina chromosome 24, ilManJurt1.1, whole genome shotgun sequence DNA window includes the following coding sequences:
- the LOC123877566 gene encoding uncharacterized protein LOC123877566, with protein sequence MPLANMKVVYVLCLVTLVTAMPTVKEDGVMDKFISTLRDCVETDTMLCLKEKAMKFTENLAVAKDFSVVDGITFSRTGSPRSARSYDPLPDEPQARELQVEERIMENVVDFLDSHALQLRMPKAFTEDNSIDEEGRGKKKKKLKKLLPILALIKLKLAALVPLFLGIIAFAVFKAYILGKIAFIAAAFGALKKLLESKSKSGGGGGGWAEPAHEEHGWESGGGGGWGRSQDVAQNIAYAAHIKQA encoded by the exons ATGCCACTTGCAAACATGAAGGTGGTATACGTGCTTTGCCTAGTGACACTGGTGACCGCTATGCCGACGGTCAAGGAAGACGGAGTCATGGATAAGTTCATATCGACGTTAAGGGACTGTGTGGAAACCGATACGATGCTGTGTTTGAAG gaAAAAGCGATGAAGTTCACAGAAAACCTAGCCGTAGCGAAGGACTTCAGCGTGGTAGACGGCATCACATTCTCAAGAACCGGTTCACCAAGATCAGCTCGAAGCTACGATCCGTTGCCTGATGAACCTCAAGCCAGGGAACTCCAGGTTGAAGAGAGGATCATGGAGAATGTCGTAGACTTCCTAGATAGCCATGCTTTACAATTGAGGATGCCCAAGGCATTTACTGAAGACAATTCTATTGATGAAGAAG GTCGTggcaagaaaaagaagaagttgAAGAAACTCCTCCCCATCTTAGCTCTGATTAAACTGAAGTTAGCTGCTCTCGTGCCTTTGTTCCTCGGTATCATCGCATTTGCAGTCTTCAAGGCATATATTCTTGGAAAGATTGCTTTCATTGCAGCTGCTTTCGGAGCTTTGAAGAAGCTTCTAGAATCTAAGTCGAAGAGTGGAGGAGGTGGTGGTGGATGGGCTGAACCAGCTCATGAGGAACATGGATGGGAAAGCGGTGGTGGCGGTGGATGGGGCAGGTCACAAGATGTGGCTCAAAACATCGCGTATGCTGCTCATATCAAGCAAGCGTAA